A genome region from Coprococcus phoceensis includes the following:
- a CDS encoding insulinase family protein has protein sequence MGENNFFSKCENQITKCVFPLENLQGMNYIALTINVGSSSEDIENAGIAHFLEHVQMNFFDKNEKRYLCSAYTDFYSTTYYFDVKDTSLECVIDIIQNILKGKYLEMKDVEKVRSDILEEYKAYEVKNRNSDFRILLNGTNYENHLSIGTPKTIRSISNDEIRTFFKRFYFLENVCIIWITSTQTLENIGDGWIANLSGEHGKIEEKILSYAETGGFAIKNQQGNASYYLYRERKSDAESINEDLLYVIQEFLKENVGKVGVEKIFLSPKQEFIKVTIEESLEWKDICREIENLPVTEIEKRYLKFLREEPIGYNCNSLREYFINAFTFKDMLSKEERNVQKDIYDIKKLFAKENIITNMRK, from the coding sequence TTGGGAGAGAATAATTTTTTTTCAAAATGTGAAAATCAAATAACAAAATGTGTGTTTCCACTAGAAAACCTTCAAGGAATGAACTATATAGCGCTAACAATCAATGTAGGTTCTTCTTCAGAAGATATAGAAAATGCAGGAATTGCACACTTTTTGGAGCATGTACAAATGAATTTTTTTGATAAAAATGAGAAGAGGTATCTTTGTTCAGCCTATACGGATTTTTATTCAACAACCTATTATTTTGATGTAAAGGATACATCGTTAGAGTGTGTAATAGATATCATACAGAATATTTTAAAAGGTAAGTATTTAGAAATGAAAGATGTTGAGAAGGTAAGATCAGATATTCTTGAGGAATATAAAGCATATGAAGTGAAAAATAGAAACTCAGATTTTCGTATATTATTAAATGGAACTAATTATGAAAACCATTTATCCATAGGAACCCCAAAAACGATTCGTTCCATATCAAATGACGAAATCAGAACATTTTTCAAAAGATTTTATTTTCTAGAAAATGTATGTATTATTTGGATTACATCAACACAAACGTTGGAGAACATTGGAGACGGATGGATTGCAAATCTTAGTGGAGAGCATGGGAAGATTGAAGAAAAGATTTTGTCTTATGCGGAAACAGGTGGATTTGCCATCAAAAATCAACAGGGTAATGCATCATACTATTTATATAGGGAGAGAAAATCGGATGCTGAGTCAATAAATGAAGATTTACTTTATGTAATACAAGAATTTTTGAAAGAAAATGTAGGTAAGGTTGGTGTGGAAAAAATATTTTTATCTCCTAAGCAGGAATTTATTAAGGTAACGATAGAAGAGAGTTTAGAATGGAAAGACATTTGTAGAGAAATAGAAAATTTGCCAGTAACGGAGATAGAAAAGAGATATTTGAAGTTTTTAAGGGAAGAACCAATAGGTTATAATTGTAACTCTTTGAGAGAATATTTTATAAATGCTTTTACTTTTAAGGATATGCTTTCAAAAGAAGAAAGAAATGTTCAAAAAGACATTTATGACATTAAGAAATTGTTTGCCAAGGAGAATATAATAACAAATATGAGAAAATAG
- a CDS encoding RumMC family radical SAM sactipeptide maturase, which translates to MNEHLKKIKETIDVEHGYSLGTVFTTRNKQYMYDTGTGKVFECGVNEYQILKSLFEQTKLPDEEEGASEEELEAAYRNIWEMVEAEHILQVSPNLKFVRETDETLRDLLRYDLQQVILELTEQCNMRCRYCIYNEHNEGYRNFSPKAMTWDVAKRAVEYARDNSGDKVAISFYGGEPLVQFELMKKTIDYSRQIIKGKELTFSFSTNLTLVTPEIAAYVAGVEGMSVLASIDGPEGIHDAYRVMSGGKGSFEKAIQGLKYLVEAFGERAKESIVINTVVCPPFSAKKLDAIKEFFEGLSWLPKEMVKKCDYVEYGSVKEEDISMEYAGDGEFIGEELDGFRLDAIEGWALARDLEEEDPKSYVAGIVADKLVRIHNRRQTQEPCKDLRRNGCCIPGNRRVYVKTDGKFLLCEKTGDAPDIGNVFEGADLEKIKKYYMDEYDEKSIARCNECWARNLCGLCYAACYETEGIDMERKEKVCGAHRYATKGELISYYSILEEKPEVIEEIDAVPYY; encoded by the coding sequence ATGAATGAACACCTGAAAAAGATCAAAGAGACCATTGATGTAGAGCATGGATACAGCCTGGGAACTGTTTTCACTACCAGAAATAAACAGTATATGTATGATACAGGAACCGGAAAAGTGTTTGAGTGCGGGGTAAATGAATACCAGATCTTAAAAAGCCTGTTTGAACAGACAAAACTTCCGGATGAGGAGGAGGGGGCTTCAGAAGAAGAACTGGAGGCTGCATACAGAAACATCTGGGAGATGGTAGAAGCAGAGCATATCCTGCAGGTTTCACCGAATTTAAAGTTTGTAAGGGAAACAGATGAAACATTAAGGGACTTGCTCCGGTACGATCTGCAGCAGGTCATCCTGGAACTGACAGAACAGTGCAACATGAGATGCCGCTACTGTATTTATAACGAACATAATGAAGGATACCGGAATTTCTCGCCAAAAGCCATGACCTGGGATGTGGCAAAACGTGCTGTGGAGTATGCAAGGGATAACAGTGGAGATAAAGTGGCGATATCCTTTTATGGGGGAGAGCCACTGGTGCAGTTTGAACTGATGAAAAAGACAATAGATTACAGCCGGCAGATCATAAAAGGAAAAGAACTGACCTTTTCTTTCTCTACCAACCTGACACTGGTAACACCGGAAATCGCTGCATATGTGGCAGGAGTGGAAGGAATGAGTGTTCTGGCAAGTATAGACGGACCAGAAGGAATCCATGATGCTTACAGAGTGATGAGCGGAGGAAAAGGAAGTTTTGAGAAAGCAATACAGGGATTAAAATATCTGGTAGAAGCTTTTGGAGAAAGGGCAAAGGAAAGTATTGTGATCAATACGGTGGTCTGTCCGCCATTCAGTGCAAAGAAACTGGATGCGATTAAGGAGTTTTTTGAAGGTCTGAGCTGGCTGCCAAAAGAAATGGTAAAGAAATGTGATTACGTAGAATACGGAAGCGTAAAAGAAGAAGATATTTCCATGGAGTATGCTGGAGACGGGGAGTTTATCGGAGAGGAACTGGACGGTTTCAGGTTAGATGCCATCGAAGGCTGGGCACTGGCAAGGGATTTAGAAGAAGAGGATCCAAAAAGTTATGTGGCAGGGATTGTAGCGGATAAACTGGTGCGGATACATAACCGAAGACAGACACAGGAACCATGCAAAGATCTCAGAAGAAACGGCTGCTGCATTCCGGGGAACCGGAGGGTCTATGTGAAAACGGATGGGAAATTCCTTTTGTGTGAAAAGACCGGAGATGCACCGGATATAGGAAATGTGTTTGAAGGAGCAGATCTAGAAAAAATAAAGAAATATTATATGGATGAATACGATGAAAAATCCATCGCAAGATGCAATGAGTGTTGGGCAAGAAACCTGTGTGGACTTTGTTATGCAGCCTGCTATGAAACAGAAGGAATTGATATGGAAAGAAAAGAGAAGGTCTGCGGAGCCCATAGGTATGCCACAAAAGGAGAATTGATCTCGTATTACAGCATTCTGGAAGAGAAACCGGAAGTAATCGAAGAGATAGATGCGGTACCGTATTATTAA
- a CDS encoding ABC transporter ATP-binding protein → MKRLKSLIKKSKEFFLIISRVVQLLWNSSKSNFIKTMIVSIVSGITIPFTLVIWKYLIDDMSRSIISGDIAPVLFWLIFYFIFNYLQSVLMRIKDYQQNILSSYLNRYTSDLILKKVKDTDLKYFDSSMIYDKIRKVNEESTGRSISLLATLTNFIQSFSSLIGTITVLASLNVGIMLLCIFICIPTLIVSMKMAVTQYEIYTKRFEGLRFIAYLKDIVTDYENIKEMKIYHVHDFFRGHILKQYDGYIQEDKKIRSSFCKKLSLTDLVEEAAILFFKIYITLKVILEKRTLGDFSLYINSIDNFRGSATTILNTIVTIFEDGLYIQNLFEFLDMKTTERIENSLSFNKNFQKIEFKNVWFRYPESEKYILKGISFTINAKHCYSIVGLNGSGKTTIIKLLLKLYVPDKGEILIDGVNICDIDTESYQTMIGAVFQDFVKYPLTVRENIGCGNVEEMKNIDQIYCAAEKAGAAEFISSLPEKYDTQLHREWSGGIQLSLGQWQKIAISRIFMKDFPLVVLDEPTASLDPKAEYEIYKQFRDLMEGRTSILIAHRFSTVKLADEILVLQDGKIIEKGNHRDLMKLDGEYAKLYSIQAEAYREE, encoded by the coding sequence ATGAAAAGATTAAAGAGTTTAATCAAAAAAAGCAAAGAATTTTTTTTGATAATAAGCAGAGTAGTTCAGTTATTATGGAATAGCTCGAAGTCCAATTTTATTAAAACAATGATAGTGAGTATTGTTTCAGGTATTACGATTCCATTTACTTTGGTTATTTGGAAATATCTTATTGATGATATGAGTCGATCGATTATATCAGGAGACATTGCACCGGTCTTATTTTGGTTAATATTCTATTTTATATTCAATTACTTACAGAGTGTACTGATGAGAATAAAAGATTATCAACAGAATATTTTATCAAGTTACTTAAATCGTTATACAAGTGATTTGATTTTGAAAAAGGTAAAAGATACGGATTTAAAGTATTTTGACAGTTCAATGATTTATGACAAAATTAGGAAAGTCAATGAAGAATCGACAGGGAGATCCATCAGTTTATTGGCGACATTAACAAACTTTATTCAAAGTTTTAGCAGCTTGATTGGAACCATCACAGTGTTAGCAAGTCTTAATGTTGGAATTATGCTATTGTGTATTTTTATTTGCATACCAACGTTAATCGTTAGTATGAAGATGGCAGTTACACAATATGAAATTTATACTAAGCGATTTGAAGGATTACGCTTTATAGCATATTTGAAAGATATTGTAACTGATTATGAAAATATAAAGGAAATGAAAATTTATCATGTACATGATTTTTTTCGGGGGCACATACTGAAACAATATGATGGATATATTCAAGAAGATAAAAAAATCAGAAGTAGTTTCTGCAAAAAATTATCCTTGACAGATTTGGTAGAAGAGGCTGCAATCTTATTTTTTAAAATATATATTACTTTAAAGGTTATTTTAGAGAAAAGAACCCTTGGAGATTTTTCTCTTTATATAAATTCCATTGATAATTTTAGAGGTTCAGCTACGACAATATTAAATACAATAGTCACAATTTTTGAAGATGGTCTTTATATACAAAACCTATTTGAATTTTTAGATATGAAAACAACGGAAAGGATAGAGAACTCGTTATCGTTTAATAAAAATTTTCAAAAGATAGAATTTAAAAATGTATGGTTTCGATATCCTGAATCAGAAAAATATATATTAAAAGGTATTTCTTTCACAATAAATGCTAAACACTGTTATTCTATTGTGGGATTAAATGGATCTGGCAAGACCACTATAATTAAGTTGTTATTAAAGTTATATGTTCCAGATAAGGGGGAAATTTTAATTGATGGAGTTAATATATGTGATATTGATACAGAATCTTATCAAACAATGATAGGGGCAGTCTTTCAAGATTTTGTGAAATATCCATTGACAGTTAGAGAGAATATTGGTTGTGGAAATGTGGAAGAAATGAAAAATATTGATCAGATTTACTGTGCGGCAGAGAAAGCAGGGGCAGCAGAATTTATTTCTTCCTTGCCGGAAAAGTATGATACACAGTTACACAGAGAATGGAGTGGAGGGATCCAATTATCTCTAGGGCAATGGCAAAAAATTGCAATCAGTAGAATTTTTATGAAGGATTTTCCACTTGTAGTGTTAGATGAGCCAACAGCCTCATTAGATCCTAAGGCAGAATATGAGATTTATAAACAATTTAGGGATTTAATGGAAGGAAGGACAAGCATATTAATTGCACATAGATTTTCTACAGTAAAATTAGCAGATGAAATTTTAGTTTTACAGGATGGGAAAATTATAGAGAAAGGGAATCACAGAGATTTGATGAAATTAGACGGAGAATATGCAAAGCTTTATAGCATACAAGCAGAGGCTTATAGAGAGGAGTGA
- a CDS encoding RumC family sactipeptide (This RiPP (ribosomally translated, post-translationally modified peptide natural product), in the ruminococcin C family, is modified by a radical SAM/SPASM domain protein to have several cross-bridges from Cys sulfur atoms to alpha carbons of another amino acids. It is therefore defined as a sactipeptide.) produces the protein MRKIVAGKLQTGADFEGSRGDCICSGTIAVKNSHYAGPAYCVGYCGNNGIVTRNANANLAKTK, from the coding sequence ATGAGAAAAATCGTAGCAGGAAAGTTACAGACAGGAGCAGACTTTGAAGGTAGCAGAGGTGATTGTATTTGCAGTGGTACTATAGCTGTGAAAAATTCCCATTATGCAGGACCAGCGTATTGCGTGGGATACTGTGGAAACAACGGAATAGTGACTAGAAATGCTAATGCGAATCTTGCAAAAACAAAATAG
- a CDS encoding ABC transporter permease: protein MNILRRGMCSIIRKPIKSLLLLLVVVVISSFFIAGLASQSASVNVQDSTRQAVGATFRLELSEANRHARLEEASKITGAEGDYEGVHNYRLENGAYGVSTDNSFETVIPEDAEKIAKVKGIEEYNLITVATVVNPVNFKRIEDSDMDQSQDFGGVNLRGNRIMEMDMDVAAGKIKLVDGRMTTKEDKDVCVISKELAELNGLQVGDSLQFNQWDDKENSKVYSAKIVGIYEAVQKLEPVMSGDTYRSENTIFTDMNFPEKPSGEEGNPLFRYAIFKVANVDQYDAVKKEIEKIDIDWKRYDLIDSNGNIQSMAENFNNMKQLSEMLLIVVSAASFIIFSLIFLFWMKNRTQEIGIFMALGESKKKIWSQFLWEAMLIGILGLVLSFLISPALSKMTASYMAQQSQSQADEQKEATQNQVFADGYIAPDLEFQTIEIEITSDMLVKDTIAIGGLLFVSVSVAGTMIMGKKPKEILSEMS from the coding sequence ATGAATATTTTACGACGAGGAATGTGTTCCATTATACGAAAGCCTATAAAAAGTCTTCTTCTCCTGTTAGTCGTTGTGGTGATCAGCAGTTTTTTTATAGCAGGGTTAGCGAGCCAGTCTGCCAGTGTCAATGTACAGGACTCTACGCGACAAGCAGTAGGAGCAACCTTTAGGCTAGAATTAAGTGAGGCGAATCGACATGCTCGGCTTGAAGAAGCATCAAAGATAACAGGGGCAGAAGGAGATTATGAAGGAGTTCATAATTATCGCTTAGAAAATGGAGCCTATGGGGTTTCGACGGATAATTCTTTTGAAACAGTTATCCCGGAAGATGCAGAAAAGATAGCAAAAGTAAAAGGAATTGAAGAATATAATCTGATTACAGTAGCGACTGTGGTAAATCCTGTAAACTTTAAAAGGATTGAAGACTCGGATATGGATCAGAGCCAGGACTTCGGAGGTGTCAATTTAAGAGGCAACCGAATTATGGAAATGGATATGGATGTTGCAGCTGGAAAGATTAAATTGGTAGACGGGCGTATGACAACCAAAGAAGACAAAGATGTTTGTGTGATTTCAAAAGAACTGGCGGAATTAAACGGGCTGCAAGTCGGTGACAGTCTACAGTTTAATCAGTGGGATGATAAGGAAAATTCGAAAGTTTATAGTGCTAAGATTGTAGGGATATATGAAGCGGTGCAGAAGCTGGAACCGGTTATGTCTGGAGATACTTACCGTTCAGAAAATACGATTTTTACCGATATGAATTTTCCAGAGAAACCATCTGGTGAAGAGGGAAATCCGCTGTTCCGATATGCGATTTTTAAAGTCGCCAATGTAGATCAATATGATGCAGTAAAAAAGGAAATTGAAAAAATAGACATTGATTGGAAACGATACGATCTGATTGATAGTAATGGAAATATTCAGAGCATGGCTGAAAATTTTAATAATATGAAGCAGTTAAGTGAAATGCTGTTAATCGTAGTTTCCGCAGCAAGTTTTATCATATTCAGTCTGATCTTTTTATTCTGGATGAAGAACAGGACACAGGAAATCGGTATTTTTATGGCATTGGGAGAAAGTAAGAAGAAAATCTGGAGTCAATTTCTCTGGGAAGCCATGCTGATTGGAATTTTGGGATTGGTATTATCTTTTCTGATATCCCCCGCACTTTCTAAAATGACGGCATCTTATATGGCACAGCAATCTCAAAGCCAGGCAGATGAACAGAAAGAAGCAACACAAAATCAAGTGTTTGCAGATGGATATATTGCACCGGACTTGGAATTTCAGACGATAGAAATAGAAATTACATCAGATATGTTAGTAAAAGATACAATTGCAATTGGCGGTTTGCTATTTGTTTCAGTTTCGGTAGCAGGGACTATGATTATGGGGAAAAAGCCAAAGGAGATTTTATCTGAAATGAGCTGA
- a CDS encoding C39 family peptidase, whose translation MSNYDFRIKDIVENKSQYPEELLELLTTNIETIEFVLNYPEKKNNSPAETVGETRSGEIPLLLQWDERWGYQNYGDSMFAVNGCGPTALSMVIVGLTENKQATPYQVAQYAEKNGYYVEGVGSSWNMMTDVGSYFGIQGSEIPLGKDSIQTELELGHPIICAMRPGDFTTTGHFIVLTGMKDGKICVHDPNSKKRSEKLWNYETLESQINNLWSFTTLF comes from the coding sequence ATGTCAAATTATGATTTTCGTATCAAAGATATCGTAGAAAATAAAAGTCAGTACCCAGAAGAACTTTTGGAACTGCTCACGACAAATATAGAAACTATAGAGTTTGTATTGAATTATCCTGAAAAGAAAAATAATTCACCAGCGGAAACAGTAGGGGAAACAAGGAGTGGAGAAATTCCATTACTATTACAATGGGATGAAAGATGGGGCTATCAAAATTATGGAGATAGCATGTTTGCAGTAAACGGGTGTGGTCCAACAGCACTTTCTATGGTTATAGTGGGACTTACAGAGAATAAGCAAGCAACACCTTACCAAGTAGCGCAGTATGCAGAAAAAAATGGATATTATGTAGAGGGGGTAGGAAGTAGTTGGAACATGATGACAGATGTAGGAAGTTATTTTGGGATACAAGGAAGTGAGATTCCATTAGGCAAAGATAGTATTCAGACGGAATTAGAATTAGGACATCCGATCATTTGTGCCATGCGTCCAGGAGATTTTACAACAACCGGACATTTTATTGTCTTGACAGGAATGAAAGATGGAAAGATTTGTGTCCATGATCCCAATAGTAAAAAAAGAAGCGAAAAATTATGGAACTATGAAACTTTAGAAAGTCAAATCAATAATTTGTGGAGTTTTACAACGCTTTTTTAA
- a CDS encoding RumC family sactipeptide (This RiPP (ribosomally translated, post-translationally modified peptide natural product), in the ruminococcin C family, is modified by a radical SAM/SPASM domain protein to have several cross-bridges from Cys sulfur atoms to alpha carbons of another amino acids. It is therefore defined as a sactipeptide.) gives MKLVETKTTKTGTDFEGNRAGCICNGTVAVANSHNAGPAYCVGYCGNSGVVTRNANANLARTA, from the coding sequence ATGAAATTAGTAGAAACAAAAACAACAAAAACAGGAACAGACTTTGAAGGGAATAGGGCTGGATGTATTTGTAATGGTACTGTAGCAGTGGCAAATTCTCATAATGCAGGACCAGCATATTGCGTGGGATATTGTGGCAACAGTGGAGTGGTGACAAGAAATGCCAATGCAAATCTTGCAAGAACTGCGTAA
- a CDS encoding ABC transporter ATP-binding protein: MVLEVKNVVYHYKTNKNKNVLNGISYEFEEGKVYAILGASGSGKTTFLSLLAGLDVPVFGSILYEGEDILKGGLNHHRKEHVSLVFQNYNLIDYLTPQENVMLGGNGNPEELLAAVGIPKEDWNRRVLQLSGGQQQRVAIARALASPAKVLLADEPTGNLDEDIGREVTEILQETAHKLGKCVIVVTHSRSMAETADVVIKIEKGKIHEESIKEKGEDS, translated from the coding sequence GTGGTTTTAGAAGTAAAGAATGTAGTTTACCATTATAAAACAAATAAAAACAAAAATGTTTTGAACGGGATTAGTTATGAATTTGAAGAAGGCAAGGTATATGCTATTTTAGGAGCAAGTGGATCAGGAAAAACAACATTTTTGTCATTGCTTGCAGGCTTGGATGTTCCTGTATTTGGAAGTATTTTATATGAAGGAGAGGATATTTTAAAAGGTGGATTAAATCATCATCGAAAAGAACATGTTTCTTTGGTGTTCCAGAACTACAATTTGATTGATTATTTAACACCGCAGGAAAACGTTATGCTTGGAGGAAATGGAAATCCCGAAGAATTATTAGCTGCAGTTGGAATCCCGAAGGAAGATTGGAATCGAAGAGTCTTACAACTTTCCGGAGGACAACAGCAGAGAGTGGCTATTGCAAGAGCTTTAGCAAGTCCGGCTAAAGTATTACTGGCGGATGAACCAACCGGAAATCTCGATGAAGATATTGGCAGAGAAGTTACTGAAATTCTTCAGGAAACAGCACATAAATTAGGAAAATGTGTAATTGTAGTAACCCATAGTAGAAGTATGGCAGAAACAGCAGATGTTGTTATTAAAATAGAAAAAGGGAAAATACACGAAGAAAGTATAAAAGAAAAAGGAGAGGATTCATAA
- a CDS encoding ABC transporter permease: MIRKKSKTVILFLVLLISEAMILSTGIILKASNEAKSELQKKTKTKILAGIMENNNPITTEDINRIQDLKGIDRINKNTTLPVYPSNFQTVTENQNTNTENLQVRLVGYDDLKLDGAFADSEVRIVKGKYPKEKNEVLVNQILAETNKLEIGDVLTLETDDGKKLEGVISGYYLSGSERKQSKEMASVYRIENTIYAKTESIITLQDTSGYESVFVYLKNPENLEKIEREMKNILGDKVELTKSDMLFRQMKQPLEQVMQVVKLMLYLTLGTSAIVITLLLCMWMRVRKKEIAVYISLGKTKCSILSQLLLESFLVFAASSVCSIAIGNILAEKLKDLLFAGKNISTLAVKISPQLSDVGILIMSGAMILFIGIGISVIPVLRTNPKDTLSEMEG; the protein is encoded by the coding sequence TTGATAAGAAAAAAATCAAAAACAGTAATTTTGTTTTTGGTACTCTTGATTTCAGAAGCGATGATTTTAAGTACAGGGATTATTTTAAAAGCTTCAAATGAGGCAAAAAGCGAACTGCAGAAAAAAACAAAGACAAAAATATTAGCGGGAATTATGGAAAATAACAATCCGATCACAACGGAAGACATAAATAGAATACAGGACTTGAAGGGCATAGATAGGATTAATAAAAATACCACATTGCCTGTATATCCGTCAAATTTTCAAACGGTAACAGAAAACCAAAATACAAATACAGAAAATCTTCAGGTTCGATTGGTCGGTTATGATGATTTAAAATTAGACGGTGCTTTTGCAGATTCTGAAGTTCGAATTGTAAAAGGAAAGTATCCAAAAGAAAAAAATGAAGTCCTCGTAAATCAAATATTAGCAGAGACTAATAAGTTAGAGATTGGAGATGTACTCACTTTAGAGACAGATGATGGGAAGAAACTGGAAGGAGTTATCTCAGGGTATTATTTGTCAGGTTCGGAAAGAAAACAGTCGAAGGAAATGGCATCTGTTTATCGGATTGAAAATACTATCTATGCAAAAACAGAATCCATAATAACATTGCAGGATACAAGCGGATATGAAAGTGTTTTTGTATATTTAAAAAATCCAGAAAATCTAGAAAAGATAGAAAGGGAAATGAAAAATATTTTAGGAGATAAAGTTGAACTAACAAAATCAGATATGCTATTTCGACAAATGAAACAACCACTCGAACAGGTTATGCAAGTTGTAAAATTAATGTTATATCTGACATTAGGAACATCTGCAATTGTTATAACACTCCTTTTATGCATGTGGATGAGAGTGAGAAAAAAGGAAATAGCAGTTTATATTAGTTTGGGAAAAACGAAATGTTCAATACTGTCGCAGCTATTATTGGAGAGTTTTTTGGTATTTGCAGCTTCTTCAGTATGTTCTATTGCTATAGGAAATATTTTAGCAGAAAAATTGAAAGACCTATTATTTGCAGGAAAAAATATTTCTACATTGGCAGTAAAAATTAGCCCACAGTTATCAGATGTAGGAATACTTATTATGAGTGGTGCTATGATACTTTTTATTGGAATTGGAATATCAGTGATCCCTGTTTTACGGACAAATCCTAAAGATACACTATCAGAGATGGAGGGATAG
- a CDS encoding ABC transporter permease → MNVLRRGVYSVFRKPIKSILLLLVVVVISSFFMAGLASQSASVNVQDSTRQAVGATFRLELSEANRHTRLEEATEKIGEENEGTYRGVTTKKYEDGSYGVSTDNSFETVIPEDAEKIAKVKGIEEYNLITVATVVNPVNFKRIEDPDMDQSQDFGGVNLRGNRIMEMDMDVAAGKIKLVDGRMTTKEDKDVCVISKELAELNGLQVGDSLQFNQWDDKENSKVYSAKIVGIYEAVQKLEPVMSGDTYRSENTIFTDMNFPEKPSGEEGNPLFRYAIFKVANVDQYDAVKKEIEKVDIDWKRYDLIDSNGNIQSMAENFNNMKQLSEMLLIVVSAASFIIFSLIFLFWMKNRTQEIGIFMALGESKKKIWSQFLWEAMLIGILGLVLSFLISPALSKLTASYMAQQSQSQADEQKEATQNQVFADGYIAPDLEFQTIEIEITSDMLVKDTIAIGGLLFVSVSVAGIMIMRKKPKEILSEMS, encoded by the coding sequence ATGAATGTGTTACGACGTGGTGTTTATTCAGTATTTAGAAAACCCATAAAAAGCATTCTTCTCCTATTAGTCGTTGTGGTGATTAGCAGTTTTTTCATGGCAGGATTGGCAAGTCAGTCTGCGAGTGTCAACGTACAAGATTCTACGCGGCAAGCAGTAGGGGCTACCTTTAGGCTGGAGTTAAGTGAGGCGAACCGACATACTCGTCTTGAAGAAGCAACAGAAAAAATTGGAGAAGAAAATGAAGGGACTTACAGGGGAGTAACAACAAAAAAGTATGAAGATGGATCCTATGGGGTTTCGACGGATAATTCTTTTGAAACAGTTATCCCGGAAGATGCAGAAAAGATAGCAAAAGTAAAGGGAATTGAAGAATATAATCTGATTACAGTGGCAACTGTGGTAAATCCTGTAAACTTTAAAAGGATTGAAGACCCGGATATGGATCAGAGCCAGGACTTCGGAGGTGTCAATTTAAGAGGCAACCGAATTATGGAAATGGATATGGATGTTGCAGCTGGAAAGATTAAATTGGTAGACGGGCGTATGACAACCAAAGAAGACAAAGATGTTTGTGTGATTTCAAAAGAACTGGCGGAATTAAACGGGCTGCAAGTCGGTGACAGTCTACAGTTTAATCAGTGGGATGATAAGGAAAATTCGAAAGTTTATAGTGCTAAGATTGTAGGGATATATGAAGCGGTGCAGAAGCTGGAACCGGTTATGTCTGGAGATACTTACCGTTCAGAAAATACGATTTTTACCGATATGAATTTTCCAGAGAAACCATCTGGTGAAGAGGGAAATCCGCTGTTCCGATATGCGATTTTTAAAGTCGCCAATGTAGATCAATATGATGCAGTAAAAAAGGAAATTGAAAAAGTAGATATTGACTGGAAGCGATACGATCTGATTGATAGTAATGGAAATATTCAGAGCATGGCTGAAAATTTTAATAATATGAAGCAGTTAAGTGAAATGCTGTTAATCGTAGTTTCCGCAGCAAGTTTTATCATATTCAGTCTGATCTTTTTATTCTGGATGAAGAACAGGACACAGGAAATCGGTATTTTTATGGCATTGGGAGAAAGTAAGAAGAAAATCTGGAGTCAATTTCTCTGGGAAGCCATGCTGATTGGAATTTTGGGATTGGTATTATCTTTTCTGATATCCCCCGCACTTTCTAAATTGACGGCATCTTATATGGCACAGCAATCTCAAAGCCAGGCAGACGAACAGAAAGAAGCAACACAAAATCAAGTGTTTGCAGATGGATATATTGCACCGGACTTGGAATTTCAGACGATAGAAATAGAAATTACATCAGATATGTTAGTAAAAGATACAATTGCAATTGGCGGTTTGCTATTTGTTTCAGTTTCGGTAGCAGGAATTATGATTATGAGGAAAAAACCAAAGGAGATTTTATCTGAAATGAGTTGA